In Pseudomonas fluorescens, one genomic interval encodes:
- a CDS encoding DUF6124 family protein: MFKHTPNPPESAPESTPERPTDPVSPYAFLDSRKLHDAALRALDHYLLPQPEKQPKPVTQPSTIFTVLPEVDSETLLAHACETLASANVMASELAFTLSGPTCSQLLGIQQMISLAELSVNRVLDQVDPQG, translated from the coding sequence ATGTTCAAACACACCCCGAATCCCCCCGAATCCGCACCAGAATCCACCCCCGAACGGCCAACCGACCCCGTCTCCCCCTACGCCTTCCTCGACTCGCGCAAGCTCCACGACGCAGCCCTGCGTGCGCTCGATCACTACCTCCTGCCCCAGCCTGAAAAACAGCCCAAACCCGTCACTCAGCCCAGCACAATCTTCACTGTCCTCCCCGAAGTCGATTCCGAAACCTTGCTCGCCCATGCCTGTGAAACGCTGGCCTCGGCCAATGTCATGGCCAGTGAGTTGGCGTTTACCCTGAGCGGTCCGACGTGCAGTCAGCTTCTCGGTATCCAGCAGATGATTTCGCTCGCGGAGCTGTCGGTTAACCGCGTCCTCGATCAAGTCGATCCGCAAGGCTGA
- the dapE gene encoding succinyl-diaminopimelate desuccinylase has translation MTAHADLSPTLQLAIDLIRRPSVTPVDADCQKQMMQRLGDAGFTLEPMRIEDVDNFWATHGNDDGPVLCFAGHTDVVPTGPVTAWQIDPFNAVIDEHGMLCGRGAADMKGSLASMTVAAERFVADYPNHKGKVAFLITSDEEGPAHHGTKAVVERLVARKERLDWCIVGEPSSTTLVGDVVKNGRRGSLGAKLTVRGVQGHVAYPHLAKNPIHLAAPALAELAAEHWDHGNDFFPPTSFQISNLNSGTGATNVIPGDLVAVFNFRFSTESTVEGLQKRVADILDKHDLDWHIDWALSGLPFLTEPGALLDAVSSSIKDITGRETKASTSGGTSDGRFIATMGTQVVELGPVNATIHQVNERVLAADLDVLTEIYYQTLIKLLA, from the coding sequence ATGACGGCCCACGCCGACCTTTCGCCGACCCTCCAACTCGCCATCGACCTGATCCGCCGTCCGTCCGTGACGCCGGTCGACGCCGATTGCCAGAAGCAGATGATGCAGCGCCTGGGCGATGCCGGTTTCACCCTGGAGCCGATGCGCATCGAGGACGTGGACAATTTCTGGGCCACCCACGGCAATGACGACGGCCCGGTGCTGTGCTTCGCCGGCCACACCGACGTGGTGCCGACCGGTCCGGTGACCGCCTGGCAGATCGACCCGTTCAACGCGGTGATCGATGAACACGGCATGCTCTGCGGTCGCGGCGCGGCGGACATGAAAGGCAGCCTGGCGTCGATGACCGTGGCCGCCGAGCGCTTTGTCGCCGACTACCCGAACCACAAGGGCAAGGTCGCGTTCCTGATCACCAGCGACGAAGAAGGCCCGGCGCACCACGGCACCAAGGCTGTGGTGGAACGTCTGGTGGCGCGCAAGGAGCGTCTGGACTGGTGCATCGTCGGCGAACCGTCGAGCACCACGCTGGTCGGTGACGTGGTGAAAAACGGTCGTCGCGGCTCGCTGGGCGCCAAGCTCACCGTGCGCGGTGTGCAGGGTCACGTGGCCTACCCGCATCTGGCGAAGAACCCGATCCACCTCGCCGCCCCGGCCTTGGCCGAACTGGCCGCCGAGCACTGGGATCATGGCAACGATTTCTTCCCGCCGACCAGTTTCCAGATTTCCAACCTCAACTCGGGCACCGGCGCGACCAACGTGATCCCGGGTGATCTGGTGGCGGTGTTCAACTTCCGCTTCTCCACTGAATCCACCGTCGAAGGCCTGCAGAAACGCGTGGCCGACATCCTCGACAAACACGATCTGGACTGGCACATCGACTGGGCGCTGTCCGGCCTGCCGTTCCTCACCGAGCCGGGCGCGCTGCTCGACGCGGTGTCGTCGAGCATCAAGGACATCACCGGCCGCGAGACCAAGGCGTCGACCAGCGGCGGCACTTCCGATGGCCGTTTCATCGCGACCATGGGTACGCAAGTGGTTGAGCTGGGCCCGGTCAACGCGACCATTCACCAGGTCAACGAGCGTGTGCTGGCGGCCGATCTTGACGTACTGACCGAGATTTATTACCAGACTCTGATCAAGTTGCTCGCCTGA
- the plsB gene encoding glycerol-3-phosphate 1-O-acyltransferase PlsB, translating into MTRSPFRRLVFGTLRRLLYLWVRSETINQSSFTLNLDRSRPVFYVLQNPSLTDLAVVDTECTKAGLPRPVLPVSVGPLIEPAAFFYLTPDPDWLGRQDKRGAPPTLTRLVSALTQNAAEDAQIIPVSVFWGQSPDSENSPWKLLFADSWAVTGRLRRLLSIIVLGRKTRVQFSAPIHLRELIEHNKGHERTVRMAQRILRVHFRNLKAAVIGPDISHRRNLVKGLLNQPLVKQAILDEAERENISPEKAKAQALRYGNEIASDYTYTAIRFLEVVLSWFWNKIYDGIKVNHIEGVQKVAQGHEVIYVPCHRSHIDYLLLSYLLFRNGLTPPHIAAGINLNMPVIGSLLRRGGAFFMRRTFKGNPLYTSVFNEYLHTLFTKGFPVEYFVEGGRSRTGRMLQPKTGMLAITMRSFLRSSRMPIVFVPVYIGYERVLEGRTYLGELRGASKKKESIFDIFKVIGALKQRFGQVAVNFGEPIKLAEFLDSEQPDWRQQELGPQYKPAWLNETTNRLGEKVAQHLNEAAAINPVNLVALALLSTTRLALDDRAMARVLDLYLALLRKVPYSPHTTLPEGDGRALIEHVKDMDLLSEQNDALGKILYLDEQNAVLMTYYRNNVLHIFALPALLASFFQSTSRMSREQILRYTRALYPYLQSELFIRWSLEELDAVVDQWLEAFVEQGLLRFEKDVYMRPAPSSRHFVLLTLLSKSIAQTLQRFYMTVSLLLNSGQNSISAEELEDLCTVMAQRLSILHGLNAPEFFDKSLFRHFIQTLLDLDVLRRDEAGKLSYHELLGELAEGAAKRVLPAEIRLSIRQVALHRSEDAAETADTPQV; encoded by the coding sequence ATGACCCGTTCTCCGTTCCGCCGTCTTGTGTTTGGCACCTTGCGCCGACTGTTGTACCTCTGGGTTCGCTCGGAGACGATCAACCAGTCGTCGTTCACCCTCAACCTCGACCGCAGTCGCCCGGTGTTCTACGTCCTGCAAAATCCATCGCTCACTGATCTGGCGGTGGTCGACACCGAGTGCACCAAGGCCGGTCTGCCGCGTCCGGTGCTACCGGTGTCGGTGGGGCCGTTGATCGAACCGGCGGCGTTTTTCTATCTGACGCCGGACCCTGACTGGCTCGGCCGGCAGGACAAGCGCGGCGCACCGCCGACCCTGACCCGTCTGGTCAGCGCCCTGACCCAGAACGCTGCCGAAGACGCGCAGATCATTCCGGTCAGCGTGTTCTGGGGCCAGTCGCCGGACAGCGAAAACAGCCCGTGGAAGCTGCTGTTCGCCGACAGTTGGGCGGTCACCGGGCGCCTGCGTCGGCTGCTGAGCATCATCGTCCTCGGGCGCAAGACCCGCGTGCAGTTCTCCGCGCCGATCCACCTGCGCGAACTGATCGAGCACAACAAGGGCCACGAACGCACCGTGCGCATGGCCCAGCGCATCCTGCGCGTGCACTTCCGCAATCTGAAAGCCGCCGTCATCGGCCCGGACATCTCGCACCGTCGTAATCTGGTCAAAGGCCTGCTCAACCAGCCGCTGGTCAAGCAAGCGATCCTCGACGAAGCCGAACGCGAGAACATCTCCCCGGAAAAAGCCAAGGCCCAGGCCCTGCGTTACGGCAACGAGATCGCCTCGGACTACACCTACACCGCGATCCGTTTTCTCGAAGTGGTGCTGAGCTGGTTCTGGAACAAGATCTACGACGGGATCAAGGTCAACCACATCGAAGGCGTGCAGAAGGTCGCCCAGGGTCACGAAGTGATCTACGTGCCGTGCCACCGCAGCCACATCGACTACCTGCTGCTTTCGTATCTGCTGTTTCGCAACGGCCTGACCCCGCCGCACATCGCCGCCGGGATCAACCTCAACATGCCGGTGATCGGCAGCCTGCTGCGCCGTGGCGGCGCGTTCTTCATGCGCCGCACGTTCAAGGGCAATCCGCTGTACACCTCGGTGTTCAACGAATACCTGCACACCCTGTTCACCAAAGGTTTCCCGGTCGAGTACTTCGTCGAGGGCGGCCGCTCGCGCACCGGGCGCATGCTGCAACCGAAAACCGGCATGCTCGCGATCACGATGCGCAGCTTCCTGCGTTCGTCGCGGATGCCGATCGTTTTCGTGCCGGTGTACATCGGTTACGAGCGCGTGCTGGAAGGTCGTACCTACCTAGGCGAACTGCGTGGCGCGAGCAAGAAGAAAGAGTCGATCTTCGACATCTTCAAAGTCATCGGCGCGCTCAAGCAGCGCTTCGGTCAGGTCGCTGTGAACTTCGGCGAGCCGATCAAACTCGCGGAATTCCTCGACAGCGAACAGCCAGACTGGCGCCAGCAGGAACTCGGCCCGCAGTACAAACCGGCGTGGCTCAACGAGACCACCAACCGCCTTGGCGAGAAAGTCGCGCAGCACTTGAACGAAGCAGCGGCGATCAACCCGGTCAATCTGGTGGCGCTGGCGCTGCTCTCGACCACCCGCCTGGCACTGGACGATCGGGCCATGGCGCGGGTGCTGGATCTGTATCTGGCGCTGCTGCGCAAAGTCCCGTACTCGCCGCACACGACCCTGCCGGAAGGCGATGGTCGCGCGCTGATCGAGCATGTGAAGGACATGGATCTGCTGTCCGAGCAGAACGATGCGCTGGGCAAGATTCTCTATCTGGACGAGCAGAACGCCGTCCTGATGACCTACTACCGCAACAACGTGCTGCACATCTTCGCCTTGCCGGCGCTGCTGGCGAGCTTCTTCCAGAGCACCTCGCGCATGAGCCGCGAGCAGATCCTGCGCTACACCCGCGCGCTGTATCCGTACTTGCAATCGGAGCTGTTCATTCGCTGGAGCCTGGAGGAACTGGACGCCGTGGTCGATCAATGGCTGGAAGCCTTCGTCGAGCAAGGCCTGCTGCGTTTCGAGAAGGACGTGTACATGCGTCCGGCGCCAAGTTCGCGGCACTTTGTGCTGCTGACCCTGCTGTCGAAAAGCATCGCGCAGACCTTGCAGCGCTTCTACATGACCGTGTCCCTGCTGCTCAACAGCGGCCAGAACAGCATCAGCGCCGAAGAGCTGGAGGATCTGTGCACGGTCATGGCCCAGCGCCTGTCGATCCTCCACGGTCTGAATGCCCCGGAGTTCTTCGACAAGAGCCTGTTCCGCCACTTCATCCAGACCCTGCTCGACCTCGACGTGCTGCGCCGCGACGAAGCGGGTAAGCTGAGCTACCACGAACTGCTCGGAGAACTGGCCGAAGGCGCGGCCAAACGCGTGTTGCCGGCGGAGATTCGCCTGTCGATTCGTCAAGTGGCCTTGCATCGCAGTGAAGATGCCGCCGAAACAGCGGATACACCACAAGTCTGA
- a CDS encoding cold-shock protein: MATRETGNVKWFNDAKGYGFIQRDDGVDVFVHYRAIRGEGHRSLTEGQQVEYAVITGEKGLQAEDVVGL; the protein is encoded by the coding sequence ATGGCAACACGTGAAACCGGCAATGTGAAGTGGTTCAACGACGCCAAGGGCTACGGCTTCATTCAGCGCGACGACGGCGTGGACGTGTTCGTGCACTACCGCGCGATTCGCGGTGAAGGGCATCGCTCGCTGACTGAAGGTCAGCAGGTTGAGTATGCGGTGATTACTGGCGAGAAGGGTTTGCAGGCTGAGGATGTGGTAGGTCTGTAA
- a CDS encoding YbaY family lipoprotein, translating into MKKLTLLAAATLLSACQSTTPAGKVGLDGEVFYLQRIALPPSATLSVSLQDVSLADAPAVVLDEQKGPVKGQVPLAFHLSYDPAQVKPGHRYSVSARIEVNGELMFITTENHAVQLDGNDPQPLKIRVDAIR; encoded by the coding sequence ATGAAAAAACTCACCCTTCTCGCCGCAGCCACCCTGTTGAGCGCCTGCCAGTCGACCACCCCCGCCGGCAAAGTCGGCCTCGACGGCGAAGTGTTCTACCTGCAACGCATCGCCCTGCCACCAAGCGCGACCCTGAGCGTGAGCCTGCAGGACGTGTCGCTGGCCGACGCACCGGCGGTGGTTCTCGACGAACAGAAAGGCCCGGTCAAAGGCCAGGTGCCGTTGGCGTTCCACTTGAGTTACGATCCGGCCCAGGTCAAACCCGGCCACCGCTACTCGGTCAGTGCGCGCATTGAAGTCAACGGCGAGCTGATGTTCATCACCACCGAAAACCATGCCGTGCAACTGGACGGCAACGATCCGCAGCCGCTGAAAATCCGCGTCGACGCCATTCGCTAA
- a CDS encoding glycosyltransferase, with translation MSSRKFGLNLVVVLAIAALFTGFWALINRPVSAPNWPEQISGFSYSPFQQGQFPQKDQYPTDDEMRRDLEIMSKLTDNIRIYSVDGSLQDIPKLAEEFGLRVTLGIWISPDQERNEREIQRAIELANTSRSVVRVVVGNEAIFRKEITAEQLSVLLDRVRAAVKVPVTTSEQWHVWEEHPELAKHVDLIAAHVLPYWEFIPVDKAGQFVFDRARDLKKLFPKKPLLLSEVGWPSNGRMRGGADASPADQAIYLRTLVNKLNRQGFNYFVIEAFDQPWKASDEGSVGAYWGVFNAARQQKFNFEGPVVAIPQWRVLAIGSVVLALLSLTLLMIDGSALRQRGRTFLTFIAFLCGSVLVWIGYDYSQQYSTWFSLTVGFLLALGALGVFIVLLTEAHELAEAVWTHKRRREFLPVVGDSDYRPKVSIHVPCYNEPPEMVKQTLDALAALDYPDYEVLIIDNNTKDPAVWEPVRDYCATLGPRFKFFHVAPLAGFKGGALNYLIPHTAKDAEVIAVIDSDYCVHPNWLKHMVPHFADPKIAVVQSPQDYRDQNESTFKKLCYAEYKGFFHIGMVTRNDRDAIIQHGTMTMTRRSVLEELGWADWCICEDAELGLRVFEKGLSAAYYHDSYGKGLMPDTFIDFKKQRFRWAYGAIQIIKRHTRSLLRGKDTELTRGQRYHFLAGWLPWVADGMNIFFTVGALLWSAAMIIVPQRVDPPLLIFAIPPLALFVFKVGKIIFLYRRAVGVNLKDAFCAALAGLALSHTIAKAVLYGFFTSSIPFFRTPKNADNHGFWVAISEAREELFIMLLLWGAALGIYLVQGIPSNDMRFWVAMLLVQSLPYLAALIMAFLSSLPKPATAPEPAPVV, from the coding sequence ATGTCATCGCGTAAATTTGGTCTCAACCTGGTGGTGGTTCTGGCAATCGCCGCCCTGTTCACCGGTTTCTGGGCGCTGATCAATCGCCCGGTCTCCGCGCCCAACTGGCCGGAGCAGATCTCCGGTTTCTCTTATTCGCCATTCCAGCAGGGCCAATTCCCACAGAAGGATCAGTATCCGACTGACGACGAAATGCGCCGTGACCTGGAGATCATGAGCAAGCTGACGGACAACATCCGCATCTACTCGGTCGACGGTTCGCTGCAGGACATCCCGAAACTGGCGGAAGAATTCGGTCTGCGCGTGACCCTCGGGATCTGGATCAGCCCCGATCAGGAACGCAACGAGCGCGAGATCCAGCGCGCCATCGAACTGGCCAACACCTCACGCAGCGTGGTTCGTGTGGTGGTCGGTAACGAGGCGATCTTCCGCAAGGAAATCACTGCCGAGCAACTGAGCGTGCTGCTGGATCGCGTACGCGCAGCGGTGAAAGTGCCGGTGACCACCTCCGAGCAGTGGCACGTCTGGGAAGAACACCCGGAACTGGCCAAGCACGTCGACCTGATCGCTGCGCACGTGCTGCCGTACTGGGAATTCATCCCCGTGGACAAGGCCGGACAGTTCGTCTTCGACCGCGCCCGTGACCTGAAAAAGCTGTTCCCGAAAAAGCCGCTGCTGCTGTCCGAAGTCGGCTGGCCGAGCAACGGGCGCATGCGCGGTGGCGCCGACGCGTCGCCGGCGGATCAGGCTATCTATCTGCGTACGCTGGTCAACAAACTCAACCGCCAAGGCTTCAACTACTTCGTGATCGAAGCGTTCGACCAGCCGTGGAAGGCCAGTGACGAAGGTTCAGTGGGCGCCTACTGGGGCGTGTTCAATGCCGCCCGCCAACAGAAATTCAACTTCGAAGGCCCGGTGGTCGCCATCCCGCAATGGCGCGTGCTGGCCATCGGTTCGGTGGTGCTGGCGCTGCTGTCGCTGACCCTGCTGATGATCGACGGCTCGGCCCTGCGCCAGCGTGGCCGCACCTTCCTGACCTTTATCGCGTTCCTTTGCGGTTCGGTGCTGGTGTGGATCGGTTACGACTACAGCCAGCAATACAGCACGTGGTTCAGCCTGACGGTGGGTTTCCTCCTGGCACTGGGTGCGCTCGGGGTGTTCATCGTGTTGCTGACCGAAGCGCATGAACTGGCCGAAGCGGTCTGGACCCACAAGCGCCGGCGTGAATTCCTGCCGGTGGTGGGCGATTCGGACTACAGACCAAAAGTCTCGATCCACGTCCCTTGCTACAACGAGCCGCCGGAGATGGTCAAACAGACCCTCGATGCCCTGGCCGCCCTCGATTACCCGGACTACGAAGTCCTGATCATCGACAACAACACCAAAGACCCGGCCGTCTGGGAACCGGTGCGCGACTACTGCGCCACCCTCGGCCCGCGCTTCAAGTTCTTCCACGTTGCGCCATTGGCCGGGTTCAAGGGCGGTGCGCTGAACTACCTGATTCCGCACACCGCCAAGGACGCCGAAGTGATCGCGGTGATCGACTCCGACTACTGCGTGCATCCGAACTGGCTCAAGCACATGGTGCCGCACTTCGCCGATCCGAAAATCGCTGTGGTGCAGTCGCCGCAGGATTACCGCGACCAGAACGAAAGCACCTTCAAGAAGCTCTGCTACGCCGAATACAAAGGCTTCTTCCACATCGGCATGGTCACCCGTAACGACCGCGACGCGATCATCCAGCACGGCACCATGACCATGACCCGGCGTTCGGTTCTGGAAGAGCTGGGCTGGGCCGATTGGTGCATCTGTGAAGACGCCGAACTCGGTCTGCGCGTGTTCGAAAAAGGCCTGTCGGCGGCGTATTACCACGACAGCTACGGCAAGGGTCTGATGCCGGATACGTTTATCGACTTCAAGAAGCAGCGTTTCCGCTGGGCCTACGGCGCAATCCAGATCATCAAGCGCCACACCCGCAGCCTGCTGCGCGGCAAGGACACCGAGCTGACCCGTGGCCAGCGTTACCACTTCCTCGCGGGCTGGCTGCCATGGGTCGCGGACGGCATGAACATCTTCTTCACCGTCGGCGCCCTGCTGTGGTCGGCGGCGATGATCATCGTGCCGCAACGGGTCGATCCGCCGCTGCTGATTTTCGCAATCCCGCCATTGGCGCTGTTCGTGTTCAAGGTCGGCAAGATCATCTTCCTCTACCGTCGCGCCGTGGGCGTGAACCTCAAGGATGCGTTCTGCGCGGCACTGGCCGGCCTGGCGTTGTCGCACACCATCGCCAAAGCGGTGCTGTACGGCTTCTTCACCAGCAGCATTCCGTTCTTCCGCACGCCGAAAAACGCCGACAACCATGGTTTCTGGGTGGCGATTTCCGAAGCGCGGGAAGAGCTGTTCATCATGCTGCTGTTGTGGGGCGCGGCGCTGGGGATCTACCTGGTGCAGGGCATTCCGAGCAACGACATGCGCTTCTGGGTGGCGATGCTGCTGGTGCAGTCGCTGCCATACCTGGCCGCGCTGATCATGGCGTTCCTCTCGTCGCTGCCAAAACCTGCGACAGCGCCTGAACCGGCGCCTGTCGTCTAA
- a CDS encoding SufE family protein produces the protein MSLPLAAAEALQTFQNAAGWEQRARLLMQFGDRLPPLDDADKCETNRVHGCESQVWLVGELQDGHWQFSAASDARMIRGLVALLLLRVNGLSAAELQQVDLPDWFNQLGLSRQLSPSRSNGLNAVLQRMNELAK, from the coding sequence ATGAGCCTGCCGCTCGCCGCCGCCGAAGCTTTGCAGACTTTTCAGAACGCCGCCGGTTGGGAACAACGGGCGCGGTTGCTGATGCAGTTTGGCGATCGTCTGCCGCCGCTGGATGACGCGGACAAATGCGAAACCAACCGCGTGCATGGCTGCGAGAGTCAGGTGTGGCTGGTAGGGGAGTTGCAGGACGGTCACTGGCAGTTCAGCGCTGCCAGCGATGCGCGGATGATTCGTGGGTTGGTGGCGTTGCTGCTGTTGCGGGTCAACGGCTTGAGCGCTGCCGAGTTGCAGCAGGTGGATCTGCCCGATTGGTTCAATCAGCTGGGACTTTCGCGGCAGTTGTCGCCTTCGCGCAGTAATGGCTTGAATGCCGTGCTCCAGCGGATGAATGAGTTGGCTAAATAA
- a CDS encoding DUF4197 domain-containing protein, with protein sequence MLRPTLRFAGLCAGLMISASALALSLSDLSQQDATGGLKDALTQGAQIAVKQLGTPGGFSNNPEVKIELPGKLGKVAGKMKAFGMGAQVDELETAMNKAAESAVTQAQPILVDAVKKMTVADAKGILSGGTDSATQYLDKTSREQIRAKFLPIVKQATDKVGVAQKYNAFAGQAATLGVVDAKSANVENYVTEQALNGLFEMIGKQEETIRKNPAAAATGLAKKVFGTL encoded by the coding sequence ATGCTCCGCCCTACCCTTCGCTTCGCCGGCCTGTGCGCGGGCTTGATGATCTCTGCCAGCGCCCTGGCACTGTCGCTCAGCGACCTCTCGCAACAAGACGCCACCGGCGGCCTCAAGGACGCCCTGACCCAAGGCGCGCAAATCGCCGTCAAACAACTCGGCACCCCGGGCGGCTTCAGCAACAACCCGGAAGTGAAAATCGAACTGCCGGGCAAACTCGGCAAAGTCGCCGGCAAGATGAAAGCCTTCGGCATGGGCGCCCAGGTCGACGAACTCGAAACCGCCATGAACAAGGCCGCAGAAAGCGCCGTAACCCAGGCCCAGCCGATCCTCGTCGACGCCGTGAAGAAAATGACCGTGGCCGACGCCAAGGGCATCCTCAGCGGCGGCACTGACTCGGCCACCCAATACCTGGACAAAACCAGCCGCGAACAGATCCGCGCCAAGTTCCTGCCCATCGTCAAACAAGCCACCGACAAAGTCGGCGTCGCACAAAAGTACAACGCCTTCGCCGGCCAGGCCGCGACCCTGGGGGTGGTGGATGCGAAGAGCGCCAACGTCGAAAACTACGTCACTGAACAAGCGCTCAATGGCCTGTTCGAAATGATCGGCAAACAGGAAGAAACCATTCGCAAGAATCCGGCTGCTGCAGCGACGGGTCTGGCGAAGAAAGTGTTCGGCACCTTGTAA
- a CDS encoding putative RNA methyltransferase yields the protein MLACPICSEPLNSVDNGVVCPAGHRFDRARQGYLNLLPVQHKNSRDPGDNQAMVEARRDFLNAGHYAPVAKRLAELAASYAPARWVDIGCGEGYYTAQIADALPDADGYALDISREAVKRACKRNPAITWLIASMARVPLASGSCQFLASVFSPLDWAEAKRLLSVGGGLMKVGPTSGHLMELRERLYDEVREYTDDKHLALVPEGMALAHSETLEFKLTLDKPEDRANLLAMTPHGWRASAERRAAVIEQAEPFVTTVSMRYDYFVLQ from the coding sequence ATGCTCGCGTGCCCGATCTGCAGTGAACCGCTGAACAGCGTCGACAACGGCGTGGTCTGCCCCGCCGGCCACCGCTTCGACCGTGCGCGTCAGGGCTACCTGAACCTGTTGCCGGTACAGCACAAGAACAGCCGTGACCCTGGCGACAATCAGGCGATGGTCGAGGCGCGCCGCGACTTCCTGAATGCCGGGCATTACGCGCCGGTGGCCAAGCGTCTGGCCGAGCTGGCGGCAAGTTATGCGCCGGCACGCTGGGTCGATATCGGTTGCGGCGAGGGTTACTACACCGCACAGATCGCCGATGCCCTGCCGGACGCCGATGGCTACGCACTGGACATCTCCCGCGAGGCGGTCAAACGCGCCTGCAAGCGTAATCCGGCAATCACCTGGTTGATCGCCAGCATGGCCCGCGTGCCATTGGCGTCGGGCAGTTGCCAGTTTCTCGCCAGCGTTTTCAGCCCTCTGGACTGGGCAGAAGCCAAGCGCCTGCTCAGCGTCGGCGGCGGCCTGATGAAGGTCGGCCCGACCAGCGGCCACCTGATGGAACTGCGCGAACGTCTGTACGACGAAGTGCGCGAATACACCGACGACAAGCATCTGGCCCTGGTGCCGGAAGGCATGGCGCTGGCGCACAGCGAAACTCTGGAATTCAAACTGACGCTGGACAAGCCCGAGGATCGCGCCAACCTGCTGGCGATGACGCCCCACGGCTGGCGCGCCAGTGCCGAACGCCGCGCCGCCGTGATCGAACAGGCCGAGCCGTTCGTGACCACCGTATCGATGCGCTACGATTATTTCGTTCTTCAATAA
- the tcdA gene encoding tRNA cyclic N6-threonylcarbamoyladenosine(37) synthase TcdA: MVMSTEDPRFAGIARLYGIEGLERLRAAHVAIVGVGGVGSWAAEAMARCGVGEISLFDLDDVCVSNANRQLHALDSTVGRPKVEVMAERLRGINPDCTVHAVADFVTRDTMAEYITPNIDCVIDCIDAVNAKAALIAWCKRRKIQIITTGGAGGQIDPTLIQVCDLNRTFNDPLASKVRSTLRRDYGFSRTVTRHYSVPCVFSTEQLRYPKPDGSICLQKSFVGDGVKLDCAGGFGAVMMVTATFGMVAATKAVDKIVAGVRRPADRVKPQV, encoded by the coding sequence ATGGTCATGAGTACAGAAGATCCGCGGTTTGCAGGCATCGCCCGTTTGTATGGCATCGAGGGCCTCGAGCGCCTGCGTGCGGCCCATGTGGCGATTGTCGGCGTCGGTGGCGTCGGTTCCTGGGCGGCGGAAGCCATGGCCCGCTGTGGCGTCGGCGAGATTTCGCTGTTCGACCTCGACGACGTCTGCGTCAGCAACGCCAACCGCCAGTTGCACGCGCTGGACAGTACCGTCGGCAGACCCAAGGTCGAAGTGATGGCCGAGCGCCTGCGCGGGATCAATCCGGATTGCACCGTGCACGCGGTGGCGGATTTCGTCACCCGCGACACCATGGCCGAATACATCACGCCGAACATCGATTGCGTGATCGACTGCATCGACGCGGTCAACGCCAAGGCTGCACTGATCGCCTGGTGCAAGCGCCGCAAGATCCAGATCATTACCACCGGCGGTGCGGGTGGGCAGATCGATCCGACGCTGATTCAGGTCTGCGACCTCAACCGCACGTTCAACGATCCATTGGCCTCGAAAGTGCGTTCGACGTTGCGCCGCGACTATGGCTTCTCGCGTACCGTGACTCGCCATTACAGCGTGCCGTGTGTGTTCTCCACCGAACAACTGCGCTATCCGAAACCGGACGGCAGCATCTGTTTGCAGAAGAGTTTTGTCGGCGACGGGGTGAAGCTCGACTGCGCCGGCGGGTTTGGCGCGGTGATGATGGTCACGGCGACGTTCGGCATGGTCGCGGCGACCAAGGCTGTGGATAAGATTGTGGCGGGTGTGCGGCGGCCAGCGGATCGGGTGAAGCCTCAGGTTTGA